Below is a genomic region from Vibrio mimicus.
GAAGTGCCCACACAGTCAGAGCCGGTATCGCCACCACCAATCACCACTACGTGTTTGCCTTTGGCGTGGATCTCTTCACCTTTCAGATCCATACCATTGGCTCGGCGGTTATTTTGCGCGAGGAACTGCATCGCGAAGTAAACGCCTTTCAGATCACGTCCCGGAATCCCTAGATCGCGTGGCACGGTTGAGCCGCCCGTCAGCAATACGGCATCAAACTCCTGACGCAGTTGCTGAGCGTTGATGTCTACACCGATATGCGCATTAACCACGAACTTAACGCCCGCTTGCTCCATCAGATTGATTTTGCGATCAATCACATCCATGCCGAGTTTGAAATCAGGGATACCAAAGCGCAGCAAACCACCGACTTTTTCATCACGTTCAAACACGGTCACGCTATGACCTGCCGCATTAAGCTGCTCAGCCGCGGCAAGCCCAGCAGGGCCGGAACCTATGATGGCGACCGTTTTGCCTGTGCGTGAACGTGGCGTTTTGGGTTTGGCATAACCTTCTTGGTAAGCACGTTCCACAATGGTTTTTTCAATGTTGCAGATGGTGATCGGATCTTGGTTGATGCCGAGCACACACGCGCTTTCACAAGGAGCAGGGCAGACACGACCTGTAAACTCAGGGAAGTTATTGGTCGAGCTCAGAATATTCCAAGCCTCTTCCCAGCTGTCGCGATACACCGCATCGTTAAACTCGGGAATGATGTTGCCAATCGGGCAGCCGTTATGACAAAACGGCACGCCACAATCCATACAACGTGAAGCTTGCTGATTGATTTTCTTACCAAACTCTTGGTTAAGAACAAACTCTTTGTTGTTTTTGATCCGCTCTGCCGGGTCGATTTTTTTCGGCAGTTCACGACCAAATTCTAAAAATCCGGTTGCTTTACCCATTTATACCGCCTCCGCTGCTAATGTGGCTTGTTGCTCCTGCTCTTTGCGCTTTTGCAGTACCGCTTTGTAATCACGCGGCATCACCTTGACCATAGTGGCTAGGCTTGCGTCAAAGTTGGCAAGGAAAGCTTTGGCCACTTCACTTCCTGTGAATTGAACATGCTTGGTTAACATTTCTTTGAGTAGGGCTTTGTCTTCCGCTTCGATTGGATCTAAATCGACTAACTCAGCATTGAGCTTAGATTGGAAGTCGCCAGATTTATCCCAAACGTAAGCCACACCGCCACTCATACCTGCGGCGAAGTTACGACCGGTTGAGCCGAGGATCACCGCGACACCGCCGGTCATGTATTCACAGCCGTGATCGCCGATACCTTCCACCACCACTTTGGCACCTGAGTTACGCACGCAGAAACGCTCGCCCGCTAGGCCGCGAATGTAAGATTCGCCAGAGGTTGCGCCGTAGAAACAGACGTTACCGACCACAATATTTTCTTCCGGAACTATGGTGGCGTTACGGTTCGGGTAGAGCACCAGCGTGCCACCAGAGAGACCTTTGCCCCAGTAGTCGTTAGCATCGCCTTCCACTTCAAAGTAAACGCCTTTAGTGAGGAATGCCCCGAAGGATTGTCCCGCACTGCCGTTGAATTTCACCTGCATTGGCTGTGGTAGACCTTGGTCTTTGTAAACCTTACAGATTTCGTTTGACAGCATAGTACCAGTACTGCGATCGGTGTTGATGATCGGTAGCTCGGCTTTGACGGCTTCACCACGCTCAAGGGCAGGAGTCGCCAATTGGATCAAGGTGCGATCCAGTACGCTTTCAAGCTGATGGTTCTGCTGAGTTTGGCAGTAAATACCATCGACACTGCGCGGCTGCTCAATAAAGAGGATTGGCGACAGATCAAGATTCTTATATTTCCAGTGACCCACATCATCACGCACTTTGAGTT
It encodes:
- a CDS encoding glutamate synthase subunit beta — encoded protein: MGKATGFLEFGRELPKKIDPAERIKNNKEFVLNQEFGKKINQQASRCMDCGVPFCHNGCPIGNIIPEFNDAVYRDSWEEAWNILSSTNNFPEFTGRVCPAPCESACVLGINQDPITICNIEKTIVERAYQEGYAKPKTPRSRTGKTVAIIGSGPAGLAAAEQLNAAGHSVTVFERDEKVGGLLRFGIPDFKLGMDVIDRKINLMEQAGVKFVVNAHIGVDINAQQLRQEFDAVLLTGGSTVPRDLGIPGRDLKGVYFAMQFLAQNNRRANGMDLKGEEIHAKGKHVVVIGGGDTGSDCVGTSNRHGAASITQVEIMPIPSKMRPVNMPWPQYPMILRTSTSHEEGCERHWNILTKEFIGNEQGEVTGLRIADIVWKDAAPGERPSFDEVTGSERVIPCDMAFLAMGFLHPEPHGVLAQLGIKLDERGNVATQDFATNQKGVFAAGDMRTGQSLVVRCINEGRECARAVDTFLMGNTHLEAKADSLMLSA